The Chelonoidis abingdonii isolate Lonesome George chromosome 15, CheloAbing_2.0, whole genome shotgun sequence genomic interval ATACATTTGGCCAGCTGTTCAGTCCAGGGTACGATAGATGCACCTCTGCAAAACTGCACATACTCTTATGGAGTCCACACtctccttgtttgtttttgttttttgtgcgCACCACCTGACATTTGTACAGCCACATATGTCAGGTAACTACACACATCCACTGGTTTGCATATGCAGTTACCTGATTTGTATGTTGAAATGTCAGTTTGTGTGCACAAATGTTGTGCTCTTGGAGGTGTGCCAATTGTGCCTCTAGCTGAAACTACTACTCATAATTTCTGCACAGCTGTCAGCCTGCCAAGGCCCAGATATGCATCTGTAATCCAAAATGATAGACAAAATAAAGTGAGAAGTTTGCTATGCTGATCaaggttttttttgcttgttaGTGTAAGTTACATTTTCTATAATTTTAATTGCACGAATCTTATTTATGATGTCAGCAATCTCTTGGAGATGGCTTGAGCCATAAAATTTGGATCTGACTTTTGAGCACTAGTAAATTTAGGTCTGTTTGAATCTGAGAATTTGGCTCAGTATAGAGAGACTGAATGGCAGCAAAATTCAAATCTGGATCAAAGTTTAGATTGTGAAACCTCTTCCCACTAAATTTGGAGGTGCTTGGATATGTGGATGTTTGGTTGGGCCAGTCTTCCTAATTTATAACAAATGAAAAGGGGATGACAATAAGCATGGAGGTGGCTTTGTGTTTATAACAGTGGAACTTTCTCTGTCATGGAGGATAGTTGACGTGAGATGAGAAGCCCTAGTTCTTTTCGAAGCAGGAGATAGATCTATGCAGGACTTTAATCTCTAAACTGCTTCTTATCCATGAGAAGTGTGTTAAGAATGAAGTGCAAGTCttgattgtattttaaaaaatgtcttaaaTTCCATGTTGACCAAGCAGTAATTGAGATGTCTTACAGTACATTATTTAAAGGTTTGTGGCTTGAAGAATAAAACTATGATCCTTGCTTTaagatgtttgtttaaaaatgatcATATAAACCTTATTTCATGGAAAGTGTCATTTACATACCTATGTTCTGCTGTCATCTGCTCACACTGAGTTGAGGATCCTTTAGTGTTTCTCTTACAATGGTCTCATcggcattttaatgttttaaaacaagcaatttttgttctttttaaattagcagaaggtaaaaataaagattttcctAATTTCTGAAActattttgtgctttttgttccTTCTTTTTGTTGGAAAGATGAGATTCTTCAGACAATTTTTCCTTAATGAATACAGGAGAGTcatttttttgctatttaaaatcaaaaataactttaaatggCAGTTCCCAGTAACTGGATATTTAACTGCAGTTTAATATTTAATCAtttctatatctatatattatgaaggattttatttattattatggagAGCCATCTTGTTACCTCATGAATTGCTCTAAATAATGCAACCTGCCTTACACTCCACCATCTTATTGCTGTGCCTACTGAACTATGGGGAAAGAGTCTCCACTTTCAACTACTGCATCAATGACATGACAGATCTTACCAGAGATCATATTCTGATTCCTGCATAGAAATTTAGTGGTGATTTCTTCAGTTTTAGAAGACATTCTCCAAATATGGACCAGAAACAGGCTAACAAAAGATGTCAGTGATCTGATCCATCAGAAAATAGCTGCAATCTTCATAGCCATACAGGTCAAGGAAAGATGGTGATGCTAGCTTTGCAAAATGCTATCCGAGCCCTTCAAGAAAAAGAACAACTTGATGCCCGGAAGGGTAATCTATATCCCACTCCCTCAATACAGCAACCCTTCAGTTCCTTACTAGGGTATTGTTGAGCTATTTAGTGGGATGACAACTCAAGGTAGTCACCAAAAGTGCAAACTATCTGGTTATATGTCAAGAAGAGATGGAAGATGAACTAGCTTTCTGGAAGGATGGACacaggtcatggtggattctctatcacggACCATTTTAAAATcgagattgaatgtttttctaaaatatatattctaggaattattttggatcacaatggtcccttctggccttggaatctgaaaTGGTTGGCAGGCGCAGTAAGTGAACTAGGGCTCTCAGTTTAGTTGCTTTTATCAATTCAGGTTAAGGCATCCTTAACATCCATGTAGAAACACTTTAACATCATTAAGTTAAGTTAGCTGGGTCATATTATAGCTGAGGAATGGACAACTAACACAATTGTAAAGGGGTTATAGGGTGTTAATGAGGCTTTCCAGTAGTGTTAATctaactaagggctggtctacactaggggagggcattgatctaagatacacaacttcagctatgtgaataatgtagctgaagtcgaagtatcttagatcgagttacctaccgtcctcactgAGTGGGATCGAAGTCCGTGGCTCTCCCTGTagactccactaccgccgttcACATTAGTGgcgttccggagtcaacaggagcgtgttcagggatcgatatattgcgtctagatgagatgcgatatatcaattcctgagaaatcgattgctacccgccgatacggccgaTAGCAAAGACGTACCCTTAGTTGAAAAAAGCACCTTTTTTCATCTAGGGATAGATCCATAATGATGTGTAACTCAGGTTTACAGTGACTAGGAACACTTGACAAATTTCTTTAGCAGAGAATCTCTCCTAAATTGCTTTTATTTCCTGTAGCAGAAGGAATTGTGGTGGTTCTTGTTAAACAAAGCTGTCttcatttcagtttctttcagagactgcttatcaaggtgtgtgtgtgtgtgtgtgtgcaagagaaAATGAGCTTTCATTTTTCATCTGTTGTACTATATTTAGTAGCATCGCTATAGGTGGTTTCTTTTTCCAACTCccattcattttcttaaaataatggTAAACTCTTGCATGTCCCTCACAACCAGCTAAATAATGTCCAGATGAAACATCTGAATGGTACCATACTGTTTAAAAACCCTGTTCTGTACTGCAGTTACCGATCATGTGCTACAGTCTTCTGGGAATTAGTGCCACCAGAAATAGCCCTGACTGCCACATGTGAATGAGAAATGCTGTCTCTGGAAAAATCGAGCTGTACAGTCAAGGAACAGTTGACTAGTGTCAGGACTAGGAACAGCTTTTGGGAATATTTTtgaatctttaaaaacaaaatgaaaccttttgaaaGATGAAAGAGACACTTAGTGCCAAACTGCAGTTAAAGTGATGGGAACATAGAACTATGGGATCACACTGGTATAATTTTGAGCAGAATTTTCTACAGGGTGCATAAGTGGGATTATTAGGCAGATATTGAAGAGGTACCCATCCATTCCCCTGCCTAAAACAAAACTGGGAAGGAAAATTGTCCTTGTCTACTCTTTcaattttatttacaaacatGGCTTTATTACTCTTTattcattatgggcctgattatagcccactaaagtcaatagaaagaaaTCCCATTGACTCAAATGGGTTTTGGACGAAGCCTTAGTAATTCTGTTTTTGCAGAATGAAGGGATTGGTAAAACTTGGAGGTAACACAAATTAAAGTAGCAAATAAGATTgcttttccctttcttattttttattttccaaagtTAACATCTATCCATTCATTGCACACAATATAAGCAAACcgaaacacacacccaaaaaataTCATGCATGTAACTGAACAtgtctatataaatataaacaatataTATCTGTATACCACTCACTCTCAAACTGTCTTTTGATTAAATGATTGAAACATTTAGTCATTTATTCAAATGGTTGATATTTCACTAAATTTCTAAAATGGTGATTAGACAAGTTAACTGAAAATCTGAACATCATTATTCAAGACAGTTGCATATATTGACTGTTATAAACAGGCAATGAAACTACAAATTAATGTAGTGTGTGATTTTAAATGTATAGTGAAGTCTAAGTATTTCACTAGCCTTCAGTTTGTGGGTGTGGATTTTCAACTTTTCCTGGAACTACCTTGTTTTCAAACTGCTCTTCAAACACTGCTTGCAAGTGAGCATCTCTTAAGTCGAAGATGGTATTTGGAAAATACGTGTCTGTACAGCTTACGGACACCCGTATCTTGGTGCAAGTAGAGTTGTGTGAAGAATTGATTTTTCAGTAACACTAGgagtttaaaaatatcaaaaacaaaTTCAGTTTGGGTCAAACCAAGACTGAATTTTTGGTGAATGAAGAAATTCAGAAGAATTGTTTTGGAGCAAAGGAGATGTTTTGTCtgacacaaaatgaaattttcGTTTTGATTTCAGGCATTTTAACCATTTATTTAATTTGGATAAAGGCAAAGCGAGGGGCTAGATTCGCAGAAGAGAGGAGGTGGTGGCTAGGGCACTTACCTAGGGAACCAGGTTTGAATCCCTActctggaacagggacttgaacccaggttttcTTTCTTCCAGCTAAACACCAGGCAACTGGTTGCTCACTTTGTGAAATTATTTGACTAGCCAGAGAGTGAGAGAACACGAGAGTGATTGTAGAGCCTGGTAGCTACTCacatgttggtgggagagacctgggttcaaatctcttctctaGAGCTGGGATTCAAACGTGGGATCTCCCAcgtcccaggtgagtgccctaactactgggtATAAGGGTACCATTGCTCCTgccatcatctccattttgtgaatGATGCTTAAATCCCCTCTTTCACTATTGCTGAAATAACCTACTTAGACATttccaacattttttgtttcagctCAAACAATTTGACAAAAGCCACATACATTTGTGATTGTTTTGATTGACTCAAACCTGCATTTTTTGATGGGAAGGCAGAGGAAAGGGTTGGCTGAAAAAGGCCACCCAGCACTGAAACGGATAAATACTGACTACTCTTATCCTGTTTTCAGTGTTGATGGCACCTGGCAGAGCGTGGTACAAAATAATCAAGAATCGATCCCAGGCTTCTAAAATCTACAACACTATCTTTTAGAGACTATATTTTGAACAATATTCCAGAGcatcaaaataaaaatccaagTGTTGAATGAATGGAGGTTAGTGcttctttttcttgtttcagTGTGTGTCTGTTTTTCAATTAGCtttgtttggctggctggttgcGGATCAGCTGTGAAGTTGATGGGTAAATAAGTTTGTTTGTCTCCCTCCGTTGCTTTTATACATGGGCACCATTGGAAAGCTAATCTGAAGCCAGAACGAAACCTGCAAatgtgcacaaacacacaaagGAAATGAAATGATATAATGATCATCCtaactgcaaagagagagagagagatggggcatGTTCCACCCTTGAATGAGCATGGGGATATGAAaggcttccattgaagtcaatgagagcccTGTGCACTtgtctgagggaagaatttggctgtTGGGGGACTGAATGCATAAAAAGAGACACTTTCGCTGCTCAGATGGATGAAGCAGTATGaggttgtcgtagcttcctactcagatttgaaccttagcgttcataaaatgagaagctagcatgaaccctctaagcttaattactagcttagatctcatatcgctgccaccagccaaggattccagggcttggctccctctggtctcccaaaaccttctctgggggaccccaagactcagaggccNNNNNNNNNNNNNNNNNNNNNNNNNNNNNNNNNNNNNNNNNNNNNNNNNNNNNNNNNNNNNNNNNNNNNNNNNNNNNNNNNNNNNNNNNNNNNNNNNNNNNNNNNNNNNNNNNNNNNNNNNNNNNNNNNNNNNNNNNNNNNNNNNNNNNNNNNNNNNNNNNNNNNNNNNNNNNNNNNNNNNNNNNNNNNNNNNNNNNNNNNNNNNNNNNNNNNNNNNNNNNNNNNNNNNNNNNNNNNNNNNNNNNNNNNNNNNNNNNNNNNNNNNNNNNNNNNNNNNNNNNNNNNNNNNNNNNNNNNNNNNNNNNNNNNNNNNNNNNNNNNNNNNNNNNNNNNNNNNNNNNNNNNNNNNNNNNNNNNNNNNNNNNNNNNNNNNNNNNNNNNNNNNNNNNNNNNNNNNNNNNNNNNNNNNNNNNNNNNNNNNNNNNNNNNNNNNNNNNNNNNNNNNNNNNNNNNNNNNNNNNNNNNNNNNNNNNNNNNNNNNNNNNNNNNNNNNNNNNNNNNNNNNNNNNNNNNNNNNNNNNNNNNNNNNNNNNNNNNNNNNNNNNNNNNNNNNNNNNNNNNNNNNNNNNNNNNNNNNNNNNNNNNNNNNNNNNNNNNNNNNNNNNNNNNNNNNNNNNNNNNNNNNNNNNNNNNNNNNNNNNNNNNNNNNNNNNNNNNNNNNNNNNNNNNNNNNNNNNNNNNNNNNNNNNNNNNNNNNNNNNNNNNNNNNNNNNNNNNNNNNNNNNNNNNNNNNNNNNNNNNNNNNNNNNNNNNNNNNNNNNNNNNNNNNNNNNNNNNNNNNNNNNNNNNNNNNNNNNNNNNNNNNNNNNNNNNNNNNNNNNNNNNNNNNNNNNNNNNNNNNNNNNNNNNNNNNNNNNNNNNNNNNNNNNNNNNNNNNNNNNNNNNNNNNNNNNNNNNNNNNNNNNNNNNNNNNNNNNNNNNNNNNNNNNNNNNNNNNNNNNNNNNNNNNNNNTGTCCCTGCGTCTCTACACCCAAAGGAAGACAAAcctcctccctttgtctcctctgtTATCTCATCCCCGCTCCCCTCCACTGGGTTATCTCCGGTGTATTATCTGTCCCTGCGTCTCTACACCCAAAGGGAAACAAAcctcctccctttgtctcctctgtTATCTCATCCCCGCTCCCCTCCACTGGGTTATCGTCGGTGTATTatcgtttcctgattggtcctctggtcaggtgtttggttcccttcgttaaccctttacaggtaaaagaaacattaactcttagctatctgtttatgacagaggtagTGATCAGGTCTCTCTCTATTTTATGCAATGCACTATCAGAGCCTAAAAGCGAGTGCTCCTTCCCACAAAGAAGCCCCTAAAAACCACTACAAGTTTGGGCTGTGACAAGATTGTACGTGTTAGCTAGTTTTTCATTCTGACATTTACAGATGGGATGTTCATGTAGATCCCTTGTGTGTCTAATATAGTCACTCTTAATAAATGCTAAATGACCGTGAGCTGTACTGAGAAAATTCCAGTTAGAGACAGTACATTAGAGGAGCTGCTTTGATTAAAGAAAAGTTATTAATTCATTAGGTTTTCATTTTGCAAGCCTGCTTATGTGGATACCTGAACAAGCAATCAGGATGACTACTGCTTTTGTGCCCTtgcctgatttcttttttttgctatttATAAGAAACTAATAATTTAAACGTGGAGAGCTTTGTTATagaattaattgtgatttatgCTGTAGGCAGCCCATAGCTAGACACACTAATGTCAGATGTTACTGCATCAGGTAGGCAAACAAGGCAGAAAATGCAAATGCCTATTATGGAATGATCCTGCACCACGGGAGTGGATTCAGGTTCTGATCACTTGATCACATAGTAACCTTCTGAACTTTCCCGAGGGCCAAACGTTTTAAAGCTGATTTAAAATGGCTGGTAACATGCAGAGCGTGTTCAGAGAACACCGGACTAAATTCTCTGTGGGTCTAAATGGGCACGGCTCCATTGAGTTCGTTTGAATTCCTCCCATTCACACCTAGAGAATTTAGCCCCTTGTCTATTCTATGgtgggatttttatttatttatttattttttggctaGTAACCTGTGGTTAAGGCAGCAGTAAATAATTGGATTGTACATCGTAGTACTCATAGCAAGCAGAAAGACTGCAAGATATACTTGCCGAATATACTTTTGCTGATAGATGTCTTCCCTGAAGCTCCCCAGGATGAAGTAGAGGTGGTAAGGTAACCAACAGACAGCAAAAGTTATCACAATGATCAGGGTCCTCACAaactagaaaaataaaaggaatgtttTACTTCATTGTCCTGTGCAATTATCTAAAGTTTCATGTTTAACTGATTTAAAACAATACTGTTCTTCCTCCTGAATTATTAAATCAGTGCatatttttaccatatattaGGGGCCTTATTATGCCCTAGATCAATGAGAAGAACTCCTATACTATTGATGCTGATAGGAGTTCTGAGTGCAGAAAGTGCAAGGGCATATAGTGACTGTAGATTTTATGTTTCTTTGCATTAATACATTTTAGCCTATTAAGGTAGCCTGCTCCATAGGAATTGTTTACAGTCAAATTGGAAATATTAGGGAAAGGTAGGTAATGACACCATCAGTTGAACTGGTGATAGTGTATAATGCGACGAGAAATTTCTTCCTTTCTGCAGCATGCATAGATCTGTTCCTTGAAGCATGAATCCAATAGACACTACTTCCTCCACTCAATGTAGTGTTGAGCAAATCAGTACCTTCTCCTGATTGGAAGCTCTCTCGTGTAGAGCTTGTCTTATGACAAATTATTGCATTTCACACTCGTTAGGAGGTCTGTGAAAAGAGCACCTCACCCcctctgtgacactctgtatctcaGGGGACACcttacacccccatgttcatctttataaaatgattgtgtggaatccagtgcaaagtttatcatgttgggtgtcttcagaaggctcatgatgcactgagcatggttgttatagtgatgttatagtaattgttagaGTATTGTCATAGTAATGGTATAGggtataatttcatgtatatagttatgaggctgagaATGTACCCTTATGGgacaagcccagcccagcctcacaggaacaaaggacgctggcctaggcagcagcaAAAGGATCTGTTAGACTCTGGAGGGAGTCGCCCCcattcctttggtcagtttggaactgcgatgaggtaatgctcacctgactctgaggggtgggaggggcaaagccaagagggaagagaggacatgataaaagggagagacatttaccATGTTCTTCCTCTCACATCTACAGACACTGCACCAAGGAACTGAAGCattgatcaaaggggagagcctggctgaagagcaaccagccagaccgtggtgagaagcatctaagtttgtaaggacactgaaagcgttaagatcagcttagaatgggttttgcatttatttcatttgaccaaatctgacttatgttttgccttataatcacttaaaatatatgtttatagttaataaatctgtttgtttagtCTACCTGaggcagtgcgtttggtttgaagcatgtcagagactccctttgggataacaagcctggtacatatcaatttctttgttaaattgacaaactcatataagcgtccagcaggcataactggatactgcaagacggaggttcctagggttgtgtctgggaccagggatactggctagtgtcattcagttgcaaatCCaaagagcagcttacatgccagaggctgtgcgtgaaagcccaggagtgggggttctcatagcagagcaggataaggctggctcccagagtcaaggattagagtgacctagcagatcactggtcgggataacaccagaggggaatgtcacatcCTCCTTCTAAAATATTTTGCCACTTTTTCATACATCCTTAATATATCAGAACCGCTGGCAAGATAAAAGATAATTATTAAGTTTCACTTCTAACCTTTTTGATGGTGATTATAGACTCCATTAGTGTGGTCTCCGGGGACTGTACTACTCCAAAGAGTAATTCCTATAATGCTATATGTGACAAACATCACTATTAAAGGCAGCAGGTAAATCAAGGCAATCACTATGATGTGAtacctgaaaaagaaaaacagatacaTCTTCACATTTAATGTGTGTCTCAAAGAGCTTTTGTCCAAGTGTCAAATATTTGCCCTGGATGTGTCTGCATGGtgtccattaatttaaatgggagCTGTGCACCTGCATCTGAGAACAGGATTTCACCTTAAAGCCTCAATGCAGATGGAAGGAATGTCCAGAAACTGTGTAAAtgcatttctttcattttctagTGATCTTTCCTCGAACTGAAGTCTTGGCTCTTTTTAAGGACAacattatttatctttttaacTGTGACTTAGATTTCATGTCATCTTGTTCTGGGTTCACTGCCTTGCTGGGGTCATGACAGAGGGATTTACAGCATTTGTGTCTATAAAAAAAGTTAGCCACAAATTATGGAAGATATAAAATCATAAAGTACCTTCCAGTGCACAAGAACATTGGGCTGAATTCTGAGGTTCTTAATCATGcaaactcctgttgaagtcaatgggaattttgttggTTTAAGTACTTCAAATTTCAATGTATTGATAGCAAGTGTGGCTGGATTTTTAAGAAAGATAACCAGGAATCTTTCTGTGTAAAGTTTTGATAAGTGAATGGCATTCAAACTTAGattattatattgtttttttgatttacaaacacaaaaataaatacttaaacCAACTGTCAAAGCAGGCTACTCAGCTGTCGCTACCACCCAAACCAATAGCATCTGCTTCGACTGTATATGAGAATGCTATCTAATGTTATCCAACAAGCTTCATCTCATGTAAGGAAAATATAAATGTTATGCTTGGTAAGATTATTTTAAGCAACCCTTTTATGGGGAGGGAACAACTGATTTACCCAGTTACAGCAGATGTCATTTTCACATAAACTCTGTAAAAGGAGTATTATGCACGAAGCCTTTGGCACACGCTTCTGGCATTAACCACAAAAGGCTACATATGTGTGTCTTCTCGGAATGTTGACATTATGTACTTATTTGCTACATCAAAGTAGATTACATGTTTAGCTAATTATATGGTCATCAGATTATAAAAATACTTGTATTCTtcctgcctgaagcagggggtgcagggcattCACTGGAACCAAGATTTATTGTCTATTTAGCACACTTTACATTCAGTTTTCTCTTATCACATTCACACAATATAACCCCCATTTCCATCCCCTTGATTGTCTGTCTCCCTCTGCAACATCAACTGGGTTACAACACACATTCTCTGATCAAGGAGATGAACAGCCTTCTCCTAGGTTGCaaagctgttttattgctgactaACAAGGGAGGCTTAAGGTTACAGTTGTTCTCCCCTTTGCCTCATGGAGGCAGAAGGATATTACTTCCTTATTGGTTATAGCTCTTGTAATGCAGGGTACTGAAATTTGAAAAACTTTCAAGTGATGCTTTATAGATTTCTCATTTCTATTTTATACAATTGAGGAGTTCTTACGTGAGCTGATGCTTCCGTTCAACATCATCTGGCCAGGCAACAATACATTTAGTCATTCCATTATCAATCATGATCTCATTATAAAAGCACTGCAGGAAGGCAAGTCCAAAAGCCACCAACCATATTATTCCTATAATTACTTTGGTGCTCACAGCAGAAAGTTTGGGCTTAAAGGGATAAATTATAGCCATGTACCTTGGAGAAAAATGGGGTAACATCGTTGTTGTTGTACCAATAAACTAGTAAAAAATTATAATGAGGGCAA includes:
- the TACR2 gene encoding LOW QUALITY PROTEIN: substance-K receptor (The sequence of the model RefSeq protein was modified relative to this genomic sequence to represent the inferred CDS: deleted 1 base in 1 codon) encodes the protein MVFVDRIDSRGCLIYERTFAGRGSLSPFRHEQGSHIECTGDDDRRRSANLFKALAYLEHAVDVTGLPLTCFCVVCHTVTDRSAEYLRRYKCDGWYGESRCGRLHSSEGLPVLNSLRLFGVPLLRKKHREGGGVGLLVQEEAEDDGNRTATTFTQPGWQIALWAITYFFIVTTSVIGNVTVIWIMVARKKMRSVTNYFIVNLALSDLLIAAFNILFNFIYASHNVWYFGKEFCRFQNFFPITVMFVSIYSMTAIAADRYMAIIYPFKPKLSAVSTKVIIGIIWLVAFGLAFLQCFYNEIMIDNGMTKCIVAWPDDVERKHQLTYHIIVIALIYLLPLIVMFVTYSIIGITLWSSTVPGDHTNGVYNHHQKERKKFLVAFLIIVITFAVCWLPYHLYFILGSFREDIYQQKYIRQVYLAVFLLAMSTTMYNPIIYCCLNHRFRSGFRLAFQWCPCIKATEGDKQTYLPINFTADPQPASQTKLIEKQTHTETRKRSTNLHSFNTWIFILMLWNIVQNIVSKR